In Veillonellales bacterium, the following are encoded in one genomic region:
- a CDS encoding MarR family transcriptional regulator yields MRKYKEETVSGDLFSLTITQLHYLHAIKEMDGLTFKQLVERFNVQKSTITDIINRLIKRNLVYKKQSEKDLRVFHIYLTDKGKEILAIESRGYYYFALKMTKCLEEDEKRLFTALLRKIVHEIEA; encoded by the coding sequence ATGCGAAAATATAAAGAAGAAACCGTCAGTGGAGATTTATTCAGCCTGACAATCACACAATTGCATTATCTCCACGCGATTAAGGAAATGGATGGCCTTACATTTAAGCAGTTAGTAGAAAGGTTTAATGTTCAGAAGTCTACAATTACGGATATAATTAACAGGTTAATTAAGCGCAATTTAGTTTATAAGAAACAGTCCGAAAAAGATTTACGAGTATTCCACATTTACTTAACAGACAAGGGGAAAGAAATTTTGGCTATTGAGAGCAGGGGGTATTATTATTTTGCACTAAAGATGACGAAGTGCCTTGAAGAAGATGAAAAAAGATTGTTTACAGCGCTCCTAAGAAAAATTGTGCATGAAATCGAAGCATGA
- a CDS encoding GntR family transcriptional regulator gives MQYDEQLESLKNPILTDGEVYSVLRRAIVELYLQPGAIMSIKDICEHFQIGRSPVRDALMRLDQEGLVTLLPQRGTMISQIDLSRVEQECFLRLSVEEEVMKLFMACHTPSDITLLNEGLRQQQELCGQKDVDIRRFLWLDEGFHQIFYTVTDKLFCLQAVQNVGGHYRRMRLLTCGTCQQEILRQHSALITALQARDTELMCNIFHFHLRKLDREEKLVLKKYPYLFKSDGNHGYSSPLWAADYLQTLKANRE, from the coding sequence TTGCAGTACGACGAACAATTGGAGTCTTTAAAAAACCCGATTTTGACTGATGGCGAGGTGTACTCTGTATTGCGCCGCGCTATTGTGGAACTATACTTACAGCCTGGTGCCATTATGAGCATCAAAGATATCTGCGAACATTTTCAAATTGGCCGTTCACCCGTGAGGGACGCTCTCATGCGGCTGGATCAGGAGGGACTTGTGACCCTATTGCCACAACGTGGCACGATGATTTCTCAAATTGATCTTTCGCGTGTGGAGCAAGAATGCTTTTTGCGCCTGTCTGTAGAGGAAGAGGTAATGAAACTGTTCATGGCCTGCCATACGCCATCCGATATTACCTTGTTGAACGAGGGACTGCGTCAGCAGCAGGAACTTTGCGGTCAAAAGGATGTGGATATCCGTCGCTTTCTCTGGCTAGATGAAGGATTCCATCAGATATTTTATACTGTGACAGACAAACTGTTCTGCCTGCAAGCAGTTCAAAATGTGGGGGGGCATTACCGACGCATGCGTTTGCTGACCTGCGGCACTTGCCAGCAGGAAATTTTACGCCAGCATAGCGCGCTGATTACGGCATTGCAGGCGCGGGACACAGAATTGATGTGTAATATTTTCCATTTCCATTTGAGAAAGTTAGATCGGGAAGAAAAGCTTGTGCTTAAAAAATACCCTTATTTGTTTAAGAGCGACGGCAATCACGGGTATTCAAGTCCACTATGGGCGGCCGATTATCTGCAAACCTTAAAAGCAAACAGGGAGTAA
- a CDS encoding hydantoinase/oxoprolinase family protein produces MSNRAIRIGIDVGGTHTKAVAIDNNTNEILGKGSVMTTHRSERGVAAGVVEAFEKCLAENDIKPEEIIFIAHSTTQATNALLEGDVARVGVIGMGGDWIEGYLAKRQTRIKDIDLGTGKFIKIDHTYLKTKEMTREKVRDTIKELVDQGDRVIVASKAFGVDNMKEERLVAEEAEKQGIPCSMASDITKLYGLTTRTRTAALNASILPKMLETANSTEESVRAANINVPLMIMRGDGGVMEIGEMKKRPILTMLSGPAASVIGALMYLRASNGIYFEVGGTSTNIGVIKNGRPTVDYSIIGGHRTYVNSLDVRVLGVAGGSMVRAKKGAVIDVGPRSAHIAGVGYACFTAPELFDGATLYHIKPRENDPADYVVIKLNNGESVAITNTCAANVLGILEKDDYARGNYESSYKAMQLLADEVGMSIEETAKAILTKSCEKIILVIEDLITKYKIEREQIVLVGAGGGAGTLLTFTANMLGFKYQIPKNAEVISSIGVALAMVREMVERTISSPTAADIAQLKKEAKELAMNSGAVEDSIEIYIEIDEQAQKVTAIAMGSTEVKTTDLMKNCSEEEAIDIAAESIGIVKSEVKLAASNGFIFVATAQKNDKSPVRVIDKKGFIKIQRANGFVECTTMKDAADTLKRMWDTTSNFSREVRINPDVYVIAGSRVMDYSGIPEFTQVSGLIEAELCDQAPEDELILVLARNELS; encoded by the coding sequence ATGAGTAACAGAGCAATTCGCATCGGGATTGATGTGGGCGGCACTCACACCAAAGCTGTCGCCATTGATAACAATACAAACGAAATTCTGGGCAAAGGTTCGGTTATGACTACTCATCGCAGTGAGCGAGGTGTGGCCGCAGGTGTTGTGGAGGCATTTGAGAAATGTCTTGCCGAGAATGACATTAAGCCCGAAGAGATTATCTTTATCGCACACAGCACCACACAAGCCACCAATGCTCTTTTGGAGGGAGATGTGGCTCGCGTAGGCGTGATTGGTATGGGCGGAGATTGGATTGAGGGCTACCTTGCCAAAAGGCAGACTAGAATTAAAGATATCGACCTTGGTACCGGCAAGTTTATCAAGATTGACCATACTTATTTAAAAACAAAGGAAATGACGCGGGAAAAGGTCCGGGATACCATCAAAGAGCTGGTTGATCAGGGAGATCGCGTCATTGTTGCCAGTAAGGCTTTTGGCGTCGACAACATGAAAGAAGAACGTCTTGTGGCTGAGGAAGCAGAAAAACAGGGTATTCCTTGCAGTATGGCGTCGGATATTACCAAACTGTACGGTTTGACGACGCGTACCCGCACTGCCGCCTTGAACGCTTCCATTCTGCCGAAAATGCTGGAAACTGCCAATTCTACAGAAGAGAGCGTCCGAGCTGCTAACATCAACGTTCCCTTGATGATTATGCGTGGCGATGGCGGTGTTATGGAAATCGGTGAGATGAAAAAACGCCCGATTCTGACAATGTTATCTGGTCCTGCGGCTAGTGTTATCGGTGCTTTGATGTACTTGCGCGCTTCAAATGGTATTTATTTTGAGGTAGGCGGTACGTCCACCAACATCGGCGTCATCAAGAATGGACGCCCGACTGTCGATTATTCCATCATAGGTGGGCATCGCACCTATGTAAATAGCCTTGATGTACGCGTGTTAGGTGTTGCGGGGGGAAGCATGGTACGTGCCAAAAAGGGTGCGGTTATTGATGTAGGACCACGTTCTGCACATATTGCCGGTGTGGGTTATGCCTGCTTTACAGCTCCTGAGCTGTTTGACGGGGCGACACTGTATCATATAAAGCCCCGTGAAAATGACCCGGCCGATTATGTGGTTATCAAGCTGAACAACGGTGAGAGCGTAGCGATCACCAACACCTGTGCGGCAAATGTACTGGGTATTCTTGAGAAAGACGATTACGCACGCGGCAACTACGAATCAAGCTACAAAGCCATGCAGCTTTTAGCCGACGAAGTGGGCATGTCCATTGAAGAAACCGCCAAAGCCATCCTGACAAAGTCCTGTGAAAAGATTATACTTGTCATTGAAGATCTGATTACCAAATATAAAATTGAGCGTGAACAGATTGTACTTGTTGGTGCCGGAGGCGGCGCAGGTACCCTCTTGACCTTTACGGCCAACATGCTGGGTTTTAAATACCAAATTCCTAAAAACGCTGAAGTAATATCTTCCATCGGTGTGGCGCTGGCCATGGTGCGTGAGATGGTGGAAAGAACTATTTCCAGTCCGACTGCAGCCGATATTGCCCAACTGAAAAAAGAGGCTAAGGAACTTGCCATGAATAGCGGTGCGGTGGAAGACAGCATTGAGATATATATTGAGATTGATGAACAAGCCCAGAAGGTGACTGCGATTGCCATGGGCTCGACCGAAGTAAAAACCACCGACCTAATGAAAAATTGCAGCGAGGAAGAGGCCATTGATATTGCTGCAGAATCGATTGGTATTGTTAAGAGTGAAGTGAAACTGGCTGCTTCTAACGGCTTTATCTTTGTGGCAACAGCCCAAAAGAATGACAAATCACCGGTGCGGGTTATCGATAAAAAAGGCTTTATTAAGATTCAGCGGGCTAATGGTTTTGTAGAATGTACCACCATGAAAGATGCTGCCGACACCCTTAAAAGGATGTGGGACACTACCAGCAACTTTTCCAGGGAAGTGCGTATCAATCCAGATGTATACGTTATAGCCGGTTCGCGGGTGATGGATTATTCCGGCATTCCCGAGTTTACTCAAGTTTCCGGTCTGATTGAAGCTGAGCTATGCGACCAGGCACCGGAGGATGAACTGATTTTGGTGCTGGCCCGCAATGAGTTATCATGA
- a CDS encoding nitroreductase family protein — MPQKLNGLSETEIQILYLATLAPSGHNTQPWTITIKEPKRWVIGSDRRRWLSAVDPENREMILSLGTFIENLSVAARIQGYEAEVKITGKDNFSSEIAEIRLTKGNETNLSDKSIRGRRTVRKDLSKAPIKDEDIKDLAGIHRNSVLYYPLNSKEGSYLSQATLQANMTQAKREDAQQELAEWIRWNEREAKEYYNGLTPESMEMKGIVCWYAKHFLDKKDVLSQKFRSETIKLAADQVQNCAGWLVVRSNGSTVAELINAGRVFQSAWLHAYEKSIGFHPMTQVLEEAPWRSEVARELNYAGSIQFIVRVGYVKEYPQPVSLRMPLSNIVITKSM, encoded by the coding sequence ATGCCGCAAAAATTAAATGGCTTAAGCGAAACTGAAATTCAGATATTATATTTGGCGACGCTTGCTCCCAGTGGCCACAATACGCAGCCTTGGACGATAACAATAAAAGAACCGAAACGATGGGTAATAGGATCAGATAGAAGGCGATGGTTATCGGCCGTTGATCCTGAGAATCGGGAAATGATCTTGTCACTAGGAACTTTTATTGAAAATTTGTCTGTAGCGGCGCGAATACAAGGCTATGAAGCAGAAGTCAAGATTACGGGAAAAGATAATTTTAGTTCTGAAATTGCTGAAATAAGGTTGACGAAAGGGAATGAGACAAATCTCTCCGATAAATCGATAAGAGGAAGGAGGACAGTAAGAAAGGACCTATCTAAAGCCCCAATTAAGGACGAGGATATAAAAGATTTGGCGGGGATTCATCGAAACTCAGTTTTATATTATCCGCTGAATTCCAAAGAAGGGTCGTATTTGAGCCAAGCTACCTTGCAGGCCAATATGACTCAAGCGAAGCGAGAAGATGCGCAGCAAGAGCTAGCCGAATGGATTCGCTGGAATGAGCGGGAAGCAAAAGAATACTATAATGGCCTTACCCCCGAGAGCATGGAAATGAAAGGTATTGTCTGCTGGTATGCAAAGCACTTCCTCGATAAAAAAGATGTATTAAGTCAGAAATTCAGAAGTGAGACAATAAAATTAGCTGCGGATCAGGTGCAAAATTGTGCCGGGTGGCTCGTTGTTAGAAGCAATGGTTCGACTGTAGCCGAACTGATAAATGCGGGGAGAGTGTTTCAGTCAGCTTGGCTGCATGCCTATGAAAAAAGCATTGGGTTTCATCCGATGACTCAGGTGTTGGAAGAGGCACCTTGGCGGTCAGAAGTTGCTAGGGAACTTAATTATGCGGGGAGTATACAATTTATAGTACGGGTAGGGTATGTTAAAGAATACCCACAACCTGTAAGCTTACGTATGCCTTTATCAAATATAGTGATTACAAAATCCATGTAG
- a CDS encoding radical SAM protein, which translates to MGNESKFPRGCRSCLLGTGLSAVRKTNKCNLACKFCYNYGELEDTRPVGEELWDIGGTKFYEKDIDLLLSIYQKPTGISYVYLEPFMEIEKYYSIIKKFSDAQIYQHLYTNGTLATEETLKALGAAGLDEIRFNLGASDCSDNVIANIGAAKKYIKNVGIETPMTPEFFETFFKKKQAILATKLDFINCAELHLNENNINNYYGENMYISRHGYISPIWSRELTLKFMKIADKENWDVAVHDCSNYTKFARGLNLSSKAGMWFGASNYACEFSMIPYEIFIPILNDDNFKFLQEEELPDGYKPEMIDL; encoded by the coding sequence GTGGGAAATGAAAGCAAGTTTCCGAGAGGGTGTCGTTCCTGCCTGCTGGGTACCGGTTTGAGTGCAGTTAGGAAAACGAACAAATGTAATTTGGCGTGTAAGTTTTGTTATAATTATGGCGAACTGGAAGATACTCGTCCTGTTGGAGAAGAACTATGGGACATCGGCGGCACGAAATTTTACGAGAAAGATATTGATTTGCTGCTTTCCATTTATCAAAAACCAACGGGCATTTCCTACGTTTATTTAGAGCCTTTTATGGAAATTGAAAAATACTATTCCATTATCAAGAAATTTAGTGATGCTCAAATTTATCAGCACTTATACACAAATGGCACGTTAGCTACAGAAGAGACCTTAAAAGCATTAGGTGCAGCCGGTCTTGACGAAATTCGGTTCAACCTGGGTGCTTCTGATTGCTCGGACAACGTAATTGCAAATATTGGAGCAGCGAAAAAATATATTAAAAATGTCGGTATTGAAACGCCGATGACCCCTGAGTTTTTCGAAACATTTTTTAAGAAAAAGCAAGCGATCCTGGCGACAAAACTCGATTTTATTAATTGCGCAGAATTGCATTTAAATGAAAATAACATCAACAATTATTATGGGGAAAATATGTATATTTCCCGGCATGGCTATATATCTCCCATTTGGAGTCGGGAATTGACTTTGAAATTCATGAAAATAGCGGATAAGGAAAACTGGGATGTAGCAGTTCATGACTGCTCAAACTACACAAAGTTTGCCAGAGGTTTAAATTTGAGCAGCAAAGCGGGGATGTGGTTCGGCGCCAGTAATTATGCCTGTGAGTTCTCGATGATTCCATACGAAATATTTATACCAATACTGAATGACGACAACTTCAAATTTTTACAGGAAGAAGAATTGCCTGACGGCTATAAACCCGAAATGATAGATTTGTAG
- a CDS encoding DUF6143 family protein: MPKGVVNIPVSLFESSKGRYFVGQSGLLHFGNGKNAWCGLFNPCSSQVKLHVNVFTITNLSDTDFLAEIWFNPELHGKETVSDLVTPANRAICPRPRPEVELIFADDVRCSPEGGVNAFAREVAPKTTIAQDEDGKYIIPEGESFTIFLIGQEVSCLQARVAFGWWEERC; the protein is encoded by the coding sequence GTGCCTAAAGGGGTTGTAAATATACCGGTTTCGCTCTTTGAATCAAGTAAAGGAAGATACTTTGTTGGCCAAAGCGGGCTGCTGCACTTCGGCAATGGCAAAAATGCGTGGTGTGGATTATTTAACCCATGCAGCTCTCAAGTGAAATTACATGTTAATGTATTTACGATTACAAACTTGTCCGATACAGATTTTTTAGCGGAAATTTGGTTTAATCCCGAATTGCATGGAAAAGAAACTGTCTCGGATTTGGTAACACCAGCTAATAGGGCAATATGCCCGCGTCCCAGGCCGGAGGTAGAATTGATATTTGCCGACGATGTCCGATGTTCGCCAGAGGGAGGGGTAAATGCTTTTGCTAGAGAGGTTGCTCCGAAAACAACGATTGCTCAGGACGAAGACGGAAAATATATTATTCCTGAGGGAGAATCTTTTACTATATTTTTAATTGGGCAGGAAGTTAGTTGCCTTCAGGCCAGAGTTGCTTTTGGCTGGTGGGAAGAACGCTGCTAG
- a CDS encoding clostripain-related cysteine peptidase — protein sequence MDTMLPTNQWAVLIYFAGNNDLEPFLSKQFELIQNAEICPNINVAVQFGKRRRDDNSAEWGGTRRYISKNGAMVLTECLGCVNMGKQQTFIEFLLWGYSQFATDHVILIMSGHSAGFVGLMMDVSEKTLDLISIKEFAQALSYFHAQTGSTIDILLFDTCYMNLVEVWYEIAILAGHPVDFLILDEENPPIGGLPCYEIINLLVNDTSNRLMVKKSIRKIVQSINSKYAGQVDLFAISLAPEHFIVLKELMNELTILALDNNLMNRLPSIYCKPSALIRLRDLVNQIDMIFSKADTCCRQIENVLEKIVEYPAFNKLVKNHSIGPYIYLPNNPAQYLKFQTYYDILSFASNNKWLEVLKGAGCP from the coding sequence ATGGATACTATGCTGCCAACAAATCAATGGGCCGTTCTGATATATTTTGCTGGAAACAATGATTTAGAACCTTTTTTATCGAAGCAGTTTGAACTTATACAAAACGCAGAAATTTGCCCTAATATAAATGTTGCGGTACAGTTTGGCAAACGACGGCGCGACGATAATTCAGCTGAGTGGGGCGGGACTCGGCGTTACATTAGCAAAAATGGCGCAATGGTCTTAACGGAGTGCCTTGGCTGCGTGAATATGGGAAAGCAGCAAACATTTATTGAGTTTTTGTTGTGGGGATATTCCCAGTTTGCCACTGACCACGTTATACTGATCATGTCTGGTCATAGTGCCGGTTTTGTTGGGTTAATGATGGATGTCTCTGAGAAAACTTTAGATTTAATAAGTATTAAAGAATTTGCCCAGGCCTTATCATACTTTCACGCGCAAACCGGAAGCACTATTGACATCTTATTATTTGATACCTGTTATATGAATTTGGTGGAAGTGTGGTATGAAATCGCCATATTGGCAGGTCATCCGGTAGATTTTTTGATCTTGGACGAAGAAAATCCACCCATAGGAGGATTGCCTTGCTATGAAATTATTAATTTATTGGTAAACGATACGTCTAATCGTCTTATGGTCAAGAAGTCAATTAGGAAGATTGTTCAATCTATTAATAGCAAATACGCGGGGCAAGTTGATCTTTTTGCTATATCGCTTGCACCGGAGCATTTTATAGTGCTGAAAGAGTTAATGAATGAATTAACAATTCTAGCGCTAGATAATAATTTAATGAACAGACTACCAAGTATATATTGTAAGCCTTCAGCACTTATTCGTTTGCGGGATTTGGTAAATCAAATCGATATGATTTTTTCTAAAGCGGATACATGCTGCAGGCAAATTGAAAATGTCCTGGAAAAGATTGTTGAATATCCAGCTTTCAATAAACTTGTCAAGAATCATAGCATAGGCCCATACATTTATCTGCCGAATAACCCGGCGCAATATTTGAAATTTCAAACGTATTACGATATATTATCTTTTGCCAGCAATAATAAATGGCTGGAGGTATTAAAAGGGGCAGGCTGTCCCTGA